One Vicinamibacteria bacterium DNA window includes the following coding sequences:
- a CDS encoding VOC family protein — MSDKAVGSIVWTDLTVDDAEAIRDFYARVVGLRPEPVDMGDYSDFNLLSESGEPVAGVCHARGSNQNLPPQWLVYFTVKDVDVASRRAVELGGEIVDGPRDMGKRRFCVVRDPAGAVAALISQ; from the coding sequence GGCGGTTGGCTCCATCGTGTGGACAGACCTCACCGTCGACGACGCCGAGGCGATTCGGGATTTCTACGCCCGTGTCGTCGGCCTGCGCCCCGAGCCGGTCGATATGGGCGACTATTCCGACTTCAATCTGCTCTCCGAGAGCGGGGAACCGGTCGCGGGCGTGTGTCATGCCCGCGGTTCGAACCAGAACCTCCCGCCTCAGTGGCTGGTCTACTTCACCGTGAAGGACGTCGATGTCGCTTCACGCCGCGCCGTGGAGCTCGGAGGAGAGATCGTCGACGGGCCGAGAGACATGGGCAAGCGCCGCTTCTGCGTCGTCCGCGATCCCGCCGGCGCCGTGGCCGCGCTCATCAGCCAGTAG